The following proteins are encoded in a genomic region of Parabacteroides pacaensis:
- a CDS encoding TonB-dependent receptor, protein MKLITLFLIIGMSVSFAESTYSQSTLLSMYVENKTVKDVFKELEKNSEYIIFYYDGAVDLNRRVSINVKKQTVDKILDQLFKDTENTYKIKDRQIVIYKNNSTLPLLPSQKKKKVKGQVLDEFGVPLPGVTIILAGSTSGVITDLDGKFEIEVLPTNKLTFSYIGYEKQEIAVNDTSYFKITLQPKKEQLEEVVVTAFATQKKSTMVGSVATINPKELKGPTSNITNMMAGRVAGIISYQTSGEPGKDNSNFFIRGITSFGTETNPLILINGIESNTNDFARLQPDDIAAFSILKDASAAALYGSRAANGVILVNTKSGIAGKTKINVRYEASVSSNTRNFKMADNISFMELANEATLTRSPLTARPYSLDKIAKTKKGANPLLYPNNDWVGMMVKDNTLNHRFNVNISGGGTKVAYYVSGTVNLDNGILQNHSLNDFNTNVRTKHYDIRANIDIDLTPSTVASVRLNGRFDSYNGPIEGGSEIFRKIRKANPVQFPAIYDQSFSTDTKHPLFGSKYFKGTATYFNPYAYALSGYSQSDESTYLAQIEVKQNFDFLLKGLNARIMAYTKRYSYYDVKRSYTPFLYAPISNEEGNVESLTLLNEKSATEYLSYNEGGKALNSQDWLEAAVSYNTQINKLHDISAMLVWCASNYRQANAGNLQKSLPSRNLSLSGRLTYGYDSKYMAEFNFGYNGSERFDKNHRFGFFPSIGVAWNMAEETFMEPYKKTFDKIKIRASYGIVGNDAIGSQDDRFFYLSQVNTSAQGYTFGYNFSEHQAGYAITRYGNSDITWEKSAKTDLAFELGLINAFNMEIDFFKEKRTNILMNRSNIPGSMGLTNIPRANVGEASSKGFDAMMNFQKSLTKDIWLSLKGTFTYATSKIDVNEEPDYPANQRYLSHIGQPINQAYGYIAERLFTDEEEVINSPKQNFGNYMAGDIKYHDVNGDGQITELDRVPIGGSTVPEIVYGFGFSLGIKDFDVSAYFQGQGRSTFFIDASDIAPFLQSEGGYETGLLKNIADDHWSETNRNLYAFYPRLSTGIIHNNIQTSTWWMRNGSFLRLKSVELGWNMPVKLLKKCGLSNFRIYVNGLNLFAFSKFKLWDVEMGGQGLTNYPVQRTFNAGIMIGI, encoded by the coding sequence ATGAAACTGATAACCCTCTTCCTAATCATTGGAATGAGTGTTTCTTTTGCCGAAAGCACTTATTCACAGTCTACTTTACTTTCCATGTATGTGGAAAATAAGACTGTGAAAGACGTTTTCAAAGAATTGGAAAAAAACAGCGAATACATCATTTTCTATTATGACGGCGCAGTAGATTTAAACAGACGTGTCAGTATAAATGTAAAAAAGCAAACAGTAGACAAAATACTGGATCAATTATTTAAAGATACTGAAAATACATACAAAATCAAAGACCGTCAAATTGTTATTTATAAAAATAACTCCACATTACCTTTACTACCTTCGCAAAAAAAGAAGAAAGTAAAAGGCCAGGTGTTGGATGAATTTGGAGTACCTCTGCCAGGAGTTACTATTATATTGGCTGGATCTACTAGTGGTGTTATTACTGATTTAGACGGCAAATTCGAGATAGAGGTATTACCCACCAACAAATTAACGTTTTCTTATATCGGATACGAGAAACAAGAAATAGCGGTAAACGACACATCGTATTTTAAAATAACATTACAACCTAAAAAAGAACAATTGGAGGAAGTTGTAGTTACTGCTTTTGCCACTCAGAAAAAAAGTACCATGGTAGGATCGGTAGCGACCATCAATCCGAAAGAATTGAAAGGGCCTACCAGTAATATAACAAATATGATGGCCGGTCGTGTAGCGGGAATCATTTCTTATCAAACGAGCGGAGAGCCGGGAAAAGATAATTCGAACTTTTTTATCCGAGGAATCACCTCTTTCGGAACAGAAACAAATCCCCTTATTTTAATTAACGGGATAGAATCCAACACAAATGATTTTGCCCGTCTTCAACCGGACGATATTGCAGCATTTTCGATTTTGAAAGATGCTTCCGCTGCTGCTTTGTATGGCTCGCGCGCAGCCAATGGGGTCATTCTGGTAAACACTAAAAGTGGTATTGCCGGAAAAACTAAAATTAATGTTCGTTACGAAGCATCTGTTTCGTCTAATACCCGTAACTTTAAAATGGCAGATAATATTTCCTTTATGGAATTAGCTAATGAAGCCACGTTGACGCGGTCACCACTGACTGCACGTCCTTATAGTTTGGATAAAATAGCAAAAACAAAGAAAGGAGCCAATCCTTTGCTGTATCCAAACAATGACTGGGTAGGGATGATGGTAAAAGACAATACTTTAAATCATCGTTTCAACGTAAACATCAGCGGAGGAGGAACAAAAGTAGCTTATTATGTTTCCGGCACAGTAAACCTGGATAACGGAATTTTACAAAATCATTCTCTCAATGACTTTAACACCAATGTCAGAACTAAACACTACGACATACGTGCTAATATAGATATTGACCTTACTCCTTCTACGGTAGCATCTGTCCGGTTAAACGGGCGTTTCGATTCCTATAACGGCCCAATAGAAGGAGGATCCGAAATATTCAGGAAGATCCGTAAGGCAAATCCCGTACAATTTCCCGCTATATACGACCAGTCTTTTTCAACCGATACAAAACATCCTCTATTTGGTAGTAAATATTTTAAAGGTACAGCTACTTACTTTAATCCTTATGCGTATGCTTTATCCGGTTACTCCCAATCCGACGAATCAACCTATCTGGCTCAAATCGAAGTGAAACAAAACTTTGATTTTCTTTTAAAAGGATTAAATGCCCGTATTATGGCATATACTAAACGATATTCGTATTACGATGTAAAAAGGAGCTATACACCTTTTTTATATGCACCGATAAGCAATGAGGAAGGAAACGTAGAAAGTTTAACTCTTCTGAATGAAAAATCTGCTACAGAATATTTAAGTTATAACGAGGGTGGGAAAGCCCTGAACTCACAAGATTGGTTAGAGGCTGCTGTAAGCTATAACACACAGATTAATAAATTACACGACATAAGCGCCATGCTTGTATGGTGTGCCAGCAATTACCGCCAAGCGAATGCCGGCAATTTACAAAAATCACTACCCAGTAGAAATTTAAGTCTATCAGGTCGCCTTACTTACGGATATGACTCTAAATATATGGCAGAATTTAACTTTGGATACAACGGTTCGGAACGTTTTGATAAAAATCATCGGTTCGGATTCTTTCCTTCTATAGGAGTAGCATGGAATATGGCGGAAGAAACATTTATGGAACCTTACAAAAAAACATTTGATAAAATTAAAATCCGGGCTTCATACGGAATTGTAGGGAACGACGCCATAGGTAGCCAAGACGACCGTTTTTTCTATCTTTCCCAGGTAAATACTTCTGCTCAAGGATATACTTTCGGATATAACTTTAGCGAACATCAAGCCGGATATGCTATCACCCGTTACGGGAACAGTGATATTACATGGGAAAAATCCGCCAAGACAGACCTTGCGTTTGAACTAGGGCTTATAAATGCTTTCAATATGGAAATAGATTTCTTTAAAGAAAAACGGACAAACATACTAATGAACCGTTCCAATATTCCGGGAAGCATGGGTTTGACTAATATTCCCAGGGCAAATGTAGGAGAAGCATCCAGTAAAGGATTTGATGCGATGATGAATTTCCAAAAATCACTGACAAAAGATATATGGTTAAGCCTAAAAGGTACTTTTACCTATGCAACCTCAAAAATCGACGTAAACGAAGAACCGGATTATCCCGCTAACCAAAGATATCTGTCTCATATTGGCCAGCCGATTAACCAGGCATATGGCTATATTGCAGAACGTCTGTTTACTGATGAAGAAGAAGTAATCAATTCTCCCAAACAGAACTTTGGGAATTATATGGCGGGAGACATTAAATACCATGATGTAAACGGAGACGGGCAAATTACAGAGCTGGATAGAGTACCTATCGGAGGATCTACTGTACCGGAAATAGTGTACGGCTTCGGTTTCTCATTGGGTATAAAAGATTTTGATGTCAGCGCATATTTTCAAGGACAAGGCCGAAGCACTTTTTTTATCGATGCTTCCGATATTGCCCCCTTCCTACAATCCGAGGGAGGATACGAAACGGGACTATTGAAAAACATTGCAGACGATCATTGGTCGGAAACCAACAGGAATCTCTATGCATTCTATCCCCGCTTATCTACAGGCATTATTCATAATAACATCCAAACTTCTACATGGTGGATGCGAAACGGTTCTTTTCTCCGTCTCAAATCAGTAGAACTAGGTTGGAACATGCCTGTAAAACTATTAAAAAAATGCGGGTTATCCAATTTTAGAATCTATGTAAACGGGCTTAATTTATTTGCATTCAGCAAATTTAAACTTTGGGATGTAGAAATGGGAGGACAAGGCCTGACCAACTACCCTGTCCAACGGACATTTAATGCAGGTATAATGATAGGTATTTAA
- a CDS encoding RagB/SusD family nutrient uptake outer membrane protein, with protein sequence MKLKINKTNSSRCKKLFVYIHIAFLVLIGGNSCSDYLDVVPDNVPTLDHAFANRREAERYLYTCYTSLPKVDAVSNILFMGTDDMWTWGYGESHYTYQSPWKIACGDQNVVDPLCNAWNGNNHLNNMFQGIRICNTFLENIENQNKVPGLNFQVRKRWIAEAKFLKAYYHFYLFRMYGPIPITDTNLPVSANRDEVAVKRNSVDEVVEYLSKLLTEAAIDLPLLIENEANEAGRITKGAALTLKAKLLVTAASPLFNGNPDFADYTDKEGKHLFCDATVRTEKWEKAVKACEAALDSLPGVSLYYFPKSGMLSERTQYKMNLRGAVTEKWNSELIWGRTGEQSNNPDMQKAALPGVYDTRIDNNLYGTSYWGVTFNMVDRFYSKNGVPIDEDKTWDYAGRYTIATAGSDQKYNVKEGYRTAKMNLDRENRFYASLTFDGALLYMDNTINKSDENSWLIEGLFGKRCGRQTQEYYCITGYNPTKLAYYKLSMNDKGCTTEVYPWPELRLADLYLLYAEALNEVGRGQEAIPYLDLIRERSGLKGIKESWSSYSRNPNKPNTQEGLREIIHQEREIELAFEGQRLWDLRRWKKAEIYQNKPILGWNIYGKTPEDYYKVTTLFQQEFKAPRDYLWPIKEYELLINKNLTQNPGW encoded by the coding sequence ATGAAACTGAAAATAAATAAAACGAATTCTTCACGATGTAAAAAACTATTCGTGTACATTCATATTGCGTTTTTGGTATTAATAGGAGGAAACAGTTGTAGCGACTACTTAGACGTAGTACCGGATAATGTACCCACTCTCGACCATGCATTTGCTAATCGCCGGGAAGCGGAACGCTATTTGTATACCTGTTATACCAGTCTTCCGAAAGTAGATGCGGTATCTAACATTCTTTTCATGGGTACCGATGATATGTGGACATGGGGATATGGAGAAAGTCATTATACATATCAATCGCCTTGGAAAATAGCTTGCGGCGATCAAAATGTGGTAGATCCTCTTTGTAACGCATGGAATGGCAACAATCATTTAAATAATATGTTTCAAGGAATCAGAATATGTAACACTTTTCTTGAAAACATAGAAAACCAGAATAAAGTACCCGGACTAAACTTTCAAGTAAGAAAACGTTGGATTGCCGAAGCTAAGTTTTTAAAAGCTTACTATCACTTTTATTTATTCCGCATGTATGGTCCTATTCCCATTACAGATACCAATCTACCCGTTTCTGCGAATCGAGATGAAGTAGCCGTAAAACGAAATTCCGTAGATGAGGTAGTAGAGTATCTTTCCAAGTTATTGACTGAAGCTGCCATAGACCTTCCCTTACTTATAGAAAATGAAGCAAATGAAGCAGGACGCATCACAAAAGGAGCAGCTTTAACATTGAAGGCCAAACTTTTGGTAACTGCTGCCAGCCCTTTGTTTAACGGGAATCCTGACTTTGCAGATTATACGGATAAAGAAGGCAAACATCTTTTTTGCGATGCTACAGTAAGAACAGAAAAATGGGAAAAAGCGGTAAAAGCATGTGAAGCGGCCCTCGATTCTCTGCCTGGAGTCAGTTTATATTATTTCCCTAAATCAGGGATGCTTTCCGAACGGACTCAATATAAAATGAATCTCCGGGGAGCAGTTACCGAAAAATGGAATTCAGAACTTATTTGGGGACGTACCGGCGAGCAAAGTAATAATCCGGATATGCAAAAAGCGGCTCTTCCGGGAGTTTACGACACGCGCATAGATAATAATTTATACGGGACTTCTTATTGGGGAGTAACGTTTAATATGGTAGATCGTTTTTATTCCAAAAACGGTGTGCCTATCGATGAAGATAAAACATGGGATTATGCCGGCCGGTATACCATTGCTACAGCCGGTTCCGACCAGAAATATAATGTAAAAGAAGGATACCGGACAGCTAAAATGAACCTTGACCGGGAAAACAGATTCTATGCATCACTCACGTTTGACGGAGCTTTATTATACATGGACAATACCATAAACAAAAGTGATGAAAATTCATGGTTAATAGAAGGACTATTCGGAAAACGGTGCGGAAGACAGACGCAGGAGTATTATTGTATAACCGGATATAATCCTACTAAATTGGCCTACTATAAACTATCAATGAATGACAAGGGGTGCACTACAGAAGTGTATCCATGGCCGGAACTTCGTCTGGCAGATTTATATCTGTTATATGCAGAGGCTTTAAATGAAGTAGGACGTGGCCAAGAGGCAATTCCTTATCTTGATCTTATCCGGGAAAGATCCGGATTGAAAGGAATAAAAGAGTCCTGGTCTTCGTATTCCAGAAACCCGAATAAACCGAATACGCAAGAAGGCCTCAGAGAAATCATTCACCAAGAACGTGAAATTGAACTTGCGTTTGAAGGGCAACGGTTGTGGGATTTGAGAAGATGGAAAAAAGCAGAAATATATCAAAACAAACCTATATTAGGTTGGAATATTTACGGAAAAACTCCGGAAGATTATTATAAAGTAACTACTTTATTCCAACAAGAATTTAAGGCACCGCGAGATTATTTGTGGCCCATTAAAGAATATGAATTATTAATTAATAAGAACCTGACACAAAATCCGGGTTGGTAA
- a CDS encoding DUF5126 domain-containing protein gives MIMKKFNYIISVKRLALWLCSIIMVGYISSCGDTDTNYPLTSGGKAPDPVKDIKVENTSGGAILTFTPPANPDLAYIQATVETPSGKKYEYKASPYNAKIEISGLGSANPQEVHLYTVSRAEKRSEPVIVTIHPLDPPFIGVFKTLELSADFGGVNLKFNNISTAELGITLCTIDQDKHLTEYDTHYTNTKEGDYTWRGLDPVETNFAVFIRDRWDNFSDTLYTTLTPLYEEELDKQKFRDLTLPGDAQIYTTEWNIAKIFLWDGGYGKDFSDPACYGDWKNMSTTGLASNDPLWITIDLGQTAQLSHARLNHYYMYKDKEIRRYEIWGCTNEPPADGSWTNWYKMAEHEQIKPSGLPENSYGPGDAENWLAGDNIKFSKDLPPTRYIRIKCLENWRGDTHMTFAEITFFGSPIKTE, from the coding sequence ATGATAATGAAAAAATTTAATTATATCATATCAGTCAAGAGATTAGCATTATGGCTCTGTTCTATTATTATGGTAGGATATATCTCTTCATGCGGAGATACGGATACGAATTATCCTCTTACAAGCGGAGGTAAGGCTCCGGATCCCGTAAAAGACATAAAAGTAGAAAATACTTCCGGCGGAGCTATTCTAACTTTTACCCCCCCTGCTAATCCCGATTTAGCTTACATTCAAGCGACCGTAGAAACTCCTAGCGGAAAAAAATACGAATACAAAGCTTCTCCTTATAATGCAAAAATTGAAATTTCCGGATTAGGAAGTGCAAACCCTCAGGAAGTGCATTTATATACCGTAAGCCGGGCTGAAAAAAGATCGGAACCCGTTATAGTAACGATCCATCCTCTAGACCCTCCTTTTATCGGGGTATTCAAAACATTGGAACTGTCTGCCGACTTTGGCGGTGTGAACCTGAAATTCAACAATATTTCTACCGCCGAACTAGGTATTACGTTATGTACTATCGATCAAGATAAACACCTTACAGAATATGATACCCATTATACAAATACAAAAGAAGGAGATTATACCTGGAGAGGATTAGACCCGGTAGAGACAAACTTCGCCGTTTTCATTCGCGATAGGTGGGATAACTTTTCCGATACGTTATACACCACTCTTACCCCTCTTTATGAAGAGGAATTAGACAAACAAAAATTCAGAGATCTTACCTTGCCCGGAGATGCACAAATCTATACAACAGAATGGAATATTGCTAAAATATTCTTATGGGACGGTGGTTACGGAAAAGACTTTTCAGACCCGGCATGTTACGGAGACTGGAAAAATATGTCCACCACCGGCTTGGCATCCAATGATCCGTTATGGATTACTATCGACTTGGGCCAGACTGCCCAATTAAGCCATGCCCGGTTAAATCATTACTATATGTATAAAGATAAGGAAATTCGCCGTTACGAAATATGGGGATGTACGAACGAACCTCCGGCAGACGGAAGCTGGACGAATTGGTATAAAATGGCTGAACATGAACAAATCAAACCCTCCGGTCTACCTGAAAATAGCTACGGACCCGGAGATGCAGAAAACTGGCTAGCCGGGGATAATATTAAATTCTCTAAAGATTTGCCTCCTACCAGATATATTCGCATAAAATGCTTGGAAAATTGGAGAGGAGACACCCACATGACATTTGCAGAAATCACATTTTTTGGTTCTCCAATAAAAACCGAATAA
- a CDS encoding DUF4998 domain-containing protein encodes MKSLISILSTCIMIFFPSCTDLDGYREFIENGEITYTGTAINLTAYSGNHRIKLTYGLIRNPNIYKSVIHWNARKDSIVLEFDRESSELIENDTLTYILTDLPEASYAFEVQNFDKLGNFSVPASITSKAYGEKYIATLYDRSLLSADAINREGDVKMIWGDSTINSVGIEVKYTDLSNRQINLYIPNKETELLLKGCNTSEPIFYHTLYKPVENCIDTFATPFVQVEKVVAALDPSLFSEYRCDNDSPIIAGTMSNLWNGLRSVTNGNNYEWADEAGWADYNTGGTDDNLQVPGVFTVDLGIKAKLLRIRFNFYWPWQNACPKRYEIYGYLGNGAPDKNGDWSQWTKLKEIDNTGTETNEHYAEGDNIYFEDKATAPEVQYLRVKCLENYSGGQHTRISFSEIAFWAYL; translated from the coding sequence ATGAAATCATTAATTAGCATTTTAAGTACATGTATAATGATATTCTTTCCTTCTTGCACGGATTTAGACGGATATAGAGAATTCATTGAAAATGGTGAAATTACCTACACCGGAACAGCCATTAACCTGACTGCTTACTCAGGTAATCATCGTATAAAATTGACCTACGGACTTATACGTAACCCTAACATTTACAAATCGGTTATTCATTGGAATGCCCGAAAGGATTCTATTGTTCTTGAATTCGACCGTGAATCGAGCGAACTTATTGAGAACGATACTTTAACTTACATATTAACAGACCTCCCCGAAGCAAGTTATGCTTTTGAAGTTCAAAACTTCGATAAGCTAGGCAACTTTTCAGTACCCGCTTCTATTACTTCCAAAGCATACGGAGAAAAATATATCGCGACTTTATATGACCGCTCTCTTCTTAGTGCAGATGCGATTAACCGGGAAGGTGACGTAAAAATGATATGGGGAGATTCAACGATTAATTCGGTAGGAATCGAAGTGAAATATACGGATTTATCAAATCGGCAAATCAATTTGTATATTCCCAATAAAGAAACTGAACTCCTATTAAAAGGGTGTAATACTTCTGAACCCATTTTCTACCATACTTTATATAAACCGGTAGAAAATTGTATCGATACTTTTGCGACTCCTTTTGTCCAAGTGGAAAAAGTAGTGGCTGCATTAGATCCTTCTCTTTTTTCCGAATACCGCTGTGATAACGATTCACCGATTATAGCCGGAACTATGAGTAATCTATGGAACGGGTTACGAAGTGTGACGAACGGAAATAATTATGAATGGGCAGACGAAGCCGGATGGGCAGATTATAATACCGGCGGTACTGATGATAATTTGCAAGTTCCCGGTGTATTTACTGTTGATCTCGGAATAAAAGCTAAATTGCTGCGTATTCGGTTCAATTTTTATTGGCCTTGGCAAAATGCTTGTCCGAAACGCTACGAAATATATGGATATCTAGGTAACGGCGCACCGGATAAAAACGGAGATTGGAGCCAATGGACCAAACTCAAAGAAATAGACAATACCGGTACTGAAACAAATGAACACTATGCTGAAGGAGACAATATTTACTTCGAAGATAAGGCTACAGCCCCCGAAGTACAATACCTCCGGGTAAAATGCTTGGAGAATTATTCGGGAGGACAGCATACACGCATTTCTTTCAGTGAAATTGCTTTCTGGGCTTATCTATAA
- a CDS encoding DUF4855 domain-containing protein: MKIQSYILLVISSCFYFFTACSSNPTPETDSPQEPEAPEHIVVNIPSADRPTDMALIYHGYKSRPAWTAADLQPYIFRENNGKIEWLFDGFLFLEIYAEINGTEYDYGIANGNKIAPGKSEWENLLQKTFAEGKGPDGIEQTLDSLVQLGIQPPYKRQVMFCLPNPQIQCKNWGILNGRKLDFHKTADRLLAVKWYVERILKEWETKDYHYIQLAGFYWLHEQIDTHSLEDGTIIEDAQLIKEVQAYLKSLGYPLIWIPYYGAAGVDRWKELGFDIAYQQPNYFFSLESPINIITGAIGIAKKYNMSLEMEFDDRVTDPAYGKRFYTYLEEFEKAGAWNDFPIAYYEGGGAWLRMNKSYSPEMKKMVKALGDILVQRNGKFSVIKK; the protein is encoded by the coding sequence ATGAAAATTCAATCGTACATTTTACTGGTCATTTCAAGCTGCTTTTATTTTTTTACAGCTTGTAGCTCTAACCCGACTCCGGAAACTGACAGTCCTCAAGAGCCTGAAGCACCTGAACATATTGTAGTGAATATACCTTCGGCAGACCGACCTACTGATATGGCATTAATCTATCATGGGTATAAAAGTCGTCCTGCCTGGACTGCAGCCGATTTACAGCCCTATATTTTCCGTGAAAACAATGGAAAGATAGAATGGCTTTTCGATGGTTTTCTCTTTTTAGAAATCTATGCAGAAATCAACGGAACAGAATATGATTACGGGATAGCCAACGGAAACAAGATAGCACCGGGAAAATCAGAATGGGAAAATCTACTTCAAAAAACATTTGCCGAAGGGAAAGGACCGGATGGGATCGAACAAACGCTCGATAGCCTGGTACAATTAGGGATACAGCCTCCCTACAAACGCCAGGTAATGTTTTGTCTTCCAAATCCACAAATACAATGTAAAAACTGGGGTATATTGAACGGAAGAAAACTAGACTTTCATAAAACGGCCGATCGTCTGCTTGCCGTAAAATGGTATGTAGAACGAATTTTAAAAGAATGGGAAACAAAAGATTATCATTATATCCAGCTGGCAGGTTTTTATTGGTTGCACGAACAGATCGATACCCACTCTTTGGAAGACGGAACTATAATCGAGGATGCCCAATTAATAAAAGAGGTACAAGCTTATTTAAAAAGCTTGGGGTATCCGCTTATCTGGATTCCCTATTATGGAGCAGCCGGAGTAGACCGTTGGAAAGAGTTAGGATTTGACATTGCTTATCAACAACCTAACTATTTCTTCAGTCTTGAATCGCCTATCAATATAATTACCGGCGCCATCGGTATCGCAAAAAAATATAATATGTCATTAGAAATGGAATTTGACGACCGGGTAACTGACCCAGCTTACGGCAAGCGTTTTTATACTTACTTAGAAGAATTTGAAAAAGCTGGAGCTTGGAATGATTTCCCTATTGCTTATTACGAAGGTGGAGGGGCATGGCTAAGAATGAATAAAAGTTACAGTCCTGAAATGAAAAAAATGGTAAAAGCACTAGGTGACATATTAGTACAACGAAATGGTAAATTTTCCGTAATAAAGAAATGA
- a CDS encoding RNA polymerase sigma factor, which produces MKNNIIIDEWVFALSQGNRDAFCELYAHYKDRIICYASRLLKSRELAEDLYQEAFISIWQNCPPLTNEESFSRYLYTIVRNRVFNLYREALHEQSLKESILSRAIPVNNETEELLEDKELNVLLEKILLKLPSRNRLIFRLSREEMLSYKEIASKLDISVSSVQKHMSDSLNLIREFLSEYAGICTSLLIAFLWLFTL; this is translated from the coding sequence TTGAAAAACAATATCATAATAGACGAATGGGTTTTTGCTTTAAGCCAAGGAAACAGGGACGCCTTTTGTGAATTATATGCTCACTATAAGGACAGAATAATATGTTATGCTTCCCGGCTTCTCAAATCACGCGAGTTGGCAGAAGATCTATATCAGGAAGCTTTTATTTCTATTTGGCAAAACTGTCCACCTCTAACAAACGAAGAATCTTTTTCCCGCTACCTATATACGATCGTCCGGAACCGTGTATTTAATTTATATAGAGAAGCCTTACACGAACAATCTTTAAAAGAATCCATTCTTTCCCGGGCTATCCCTGTTAACAATGAAACGGAAGAATTATTAGAAGACAAAGAACTAAATGTTCTTTTAGAAAAAATTTTACTGAAATTACCGTCACGAAACCGGCTTATTTTCCGTTTAAGCCGAGAAGAGATGCTCTCTTATAAAGAAATAGCCTCTAAACTGGATATTTCTGTTTCTTCTGTCCAAAAGCACATGTCGGATTCTCTCAATCTTATTCGTGAATTTCTTTCGGAATATGCAGGAATCTGTACAAGCTTATTAATTGCTTTCCTGTGGTTATTCACTCTATAA